A region from the Felis catus isolate Fca126 chromosome F1, F.catus_Fca126_mat1.0, whole genome shotgun sequence genome encodes:
- the NENF gene encoding neudesin isoform X1: MAGPAPGRRLRLRPLAALALLLALAPGLPAARAGQAPRPAERGPPVRLFTEEELARYGGEEEDQPIYMAVKGVVFDVTSGKEFYGRGAPYNALTGKDSTRGVAKMSLDPADLTHDTVSQTGLTAEELKSLDDVFTTVYKAKYPIVGYTARRILNEDGSPNLDFKPEDQPHFDIKDEF; encoded by the exons ATGGCGGGCCCCGCGCCCGggcggcggctgcggctgcggccgTTGGCAGCGCTGGCCCTGCTCCTGGCGCTGGCCCCGGGGCTGCCCGCAGCCCGGGCCGGGCAGGCGCCGCGCCCCGCCGAGCGGGGGCCCCCGGTGCGGCTCTTCACGGAGGAGGAGCTGGCCCGCTACGGCGGGGAGGAG GAAGATCAGCCCATCTACATGGCAGTGAAAGGAGTGGTGTTTGATGTCACTTCTGGAAAGG AGTTTTATGGACGAGGAGCCCCCTACAATGCCTTGACCGGGAAGGACTCCACCAGAGGGGTGGCCAAGATGTCCCTCGATCCTGCAGACCTCACCCATGACACTGTGAGCCAG ACCGGCCTCACTGCCGAGGAGCTGAAGTCCCTGGACGACGTCTTCACCACGGTGTACAAAGCCAAATACCCCATCGTCGGCTACACGGCCCGGAGGATCCTCAACGAGGACGGCAGCCCCAACCTGGACTTCAAGCCCGAAGACCAGCCCCATTTTGACATAAAAGACGAGTTTTGA
- the NENF gene encoding neudesin isoform X2: MAGPAPGRRLRLRPLAALALLLALAPGLPAARAGQAPRPAERGPPVRLFTEEELARYGGEEEDQPIYMAVKGVVFDVTSGKEFYGRGAPYNALTGKDSTRGVAKMSLDPADLTHDTTGLTAEELKSLDDVFTTVYKAKYPIVGYTARRILNEDGSPNLDFKPEDQPHFDIKDEF; this comes from the exons ATGGCGGGCCCCGCGCCCGggcggcggctgcggctgcggccgTTGGCAGCGCTGGCCCTGCTCCTGGCGCTGGCCCCGGGGCTGCCCGCAGCCCGGGCCGGGCAGGCGCCGCGCCCCGCCGAGCGGGGGCCCCCGGTGCGGCTCTTCACGGAGGAGGAGCTGGCCCGCTACGGCGGGGAGGAG GAAGATCAGCCCATCTACATGGCAGTGAAAGGAGTGGTGTTTGATGTCACTTCTGGAAAGG AGTTTTATGGACGAGGAGCCCCCTACAATGCCTTGACCGGGAAGGACTCCACCAGAGGGGTGGCCAAGATGTCCCTCGATCCTGCAGACCTCACCCATGACACT ACCGGCCTCACTGCCGAGGAGCTGAAGTCCCTGGACGACGTCTTCACCACGGTGTACAAAGCCAAATACCCCATCGTCGGCTACACGGCCCGGAGGATCCTCAACGAGGACGGCAGCCCCAACCTGGACTTCAAGCCCGAAGACCAGCCCCATTTTGACATAAAAGACGAGTTTTGA